In Microvenator marinus, one genomic interval encodes:
- a CDS encoding exodeoxyribonuclease V subunit gamma, whose product MFKLYAWPDAEVLVRELAYEIDASRVDVFEDVHVLTPNQTLGGFLELGLARHSRSQIAANVTFSRLESYLTKLLEKADERLRVLNSDMLQSLVLSVLNDQDFLESPEARDPRMYVEPAELDGLDIARETRAFQLSSKVAGLFTDYAWSRPELLEAWSEGRLLYDDETERWQRAIWRRIFDHEQAIEAHSKRYVFLFNGLALLSDDALRKVLPKRLYFFGFPHLSASYHAFLERLKRLSDVHYFCLLPDPESGSDDKALHYWGPKVAVTMSALHKLADTMAPFEGSPPIESDSLSALQALIRGEEFYASSLAPEGVILAKTTGIKREVEVVANAIWTRLSKDQSLFLSDFAVVIAGQKSAEYLAQIETVFRSFHDLRFSVAGRRTHEQSRIFGAIQALFELPLGEFSRSQVLGCLLHPNIQIQCPDANAEAWLTWCEKTGIFHGHSHEAHAGTYIQKDIYNWDQGLRRLALGSFLRATTDELFEADRGDYLPEEVDQSGIGAASAFNLFARSLINDALWLSEKKLSLKQWSQLLLEFVEIYVGADRADMDTYQSERGELTLVGMVLARLGEQDVNESKIGYRSATLMALAALERVQTRAGRLALDAVCVAEPSTIQGISFQHIFVLGLGEGEFPSSFLPEPLDLREREPKPHDVTPNLRDRLAFLHLILAARKSLTLSWVSKDATTGDELEPASVVSELEHIMRTNRFDVVVEDHPLRRFNVECGYFSGNKSLGQNHHPEAYREAVLARLHADLHAHFVSKAQVMPPVWQLTRALGDGEINTLFWLNRKIGLHTSRAQIAHEEPRRKVKRVRVSLSRIKAFLLSPLQGIAKHHLGFIDDDDPVLQDRESFGNAVWGYTVLMRDFFIQEMVAGRVGQGGVAQRFAQVKDFKAEVLGELPTGVFRDMDLPRIQSVLEGWESGVGPMQPPVIYSINEEVSDGQTRIEFPPIPLQKDLEIEIFGVLPPLDGARFLQFATASSSKIKYAMDAYVAHVVLSAMPEFCGTHRTAFVQLAEKNQTYQFTPLSSSEAMEILLNILRDLVEPEEGYMMPLEVVEKWADQKRNPKPFSKLLEDDKNDIYSRNTYTYGPIKDYRPYGPPSDLHGRAQRYFAALNHLNEALSRRQGDQ is encoded by the coding sequence ATGTTCAAATTATATGCGTGGCCTGATGCGGAGGTTCTCGTTCGCGAGTTGGCCTATGAGATTGACGCATCGCGAGTAGACGTCTTTGAAGACGTTCATGTCCTGACTCCAAATCAAACCCTCGGTGGGTTCCTGGAGTTGGGGCTCGCACGCCATTCGCGCTCCCAGATTGCGGCCAATGTTACGTTTTCACGGCTCGAATCCTATTTGACCAAACTTTTGGAGAAAGCCGACGAACGCCTGAGAGTCTTGAACTCAGATATGCTCCAGAGTTTGGTGCTCTCGGTGCTCAATGACCAGGACTTTTTGGAGAGTCCGGAGGCTCGAGACCCTCGCATGTACGTTGAGCCTGCGGAGCTTGATGGCCTAGACATCGCGCGAGAGACGCGAGCGTTCCAACTCTCTTCCAAGGTCGCCGGGCTCTTCACCGACTACGCGTGGTCTCGCCCGGAGTTATTAGAGGCCTGGTCCGAGGGGCGATTGCTCTACGACGATGAAACCGAGAGGTGGCAGCGCGCCATCTGGCGTCGGATTTTCGACCATGAGCAGGCGATCGAGGCCCACTCAAAGCGATACGTCTTTCTCTTCAATGGCCTCGCTTTGCTCTCCGATGATGCCCTTAGGAAGGTGCTTCCAAAGAGGCTCTATTTCTTTGGGTTTCCGCACCTGAGCGCCTCGTATCACGCGTTCTTAGAGCGTTTGAAACGGCTATCTGATGTCCACTACTTCTGTCTTTTGCCTGACCCCGAATCAGGCTCGGACGACAAGGCACTCCACTACTGGGGCCCGAAGGTCGCTGTGACCATGAGTGCTCTTCATAAACTCGCGGATACCATGGCTCCGTTTGAAGGGTCTCCGCCGATTGAATCGGATAGTTTGAGTGCCCTGCAGGCGTTGATCCGTGGAGAGGAGTTCTACGCGTCGAGCCTCGCGCCTGAAGGTGTGATATTGGCCAAGACTACCGGGATTAAGCGTGAAGTCGAGGTGGTTGCGAACGCGATTTGGACACGCTTGAGCAAGGACCAAAGTCTCTTTCTCTCAGACTTTGCAGTGGTGATCGCGGGTCAAAAAAGTGCCGAGTACCTGGCTCAGATTGAGACCGTTTTCCGCTCCTTTCACGACCTTAGATTCAGCGTCGCCGGGCGCCGAACCCACGAACAAAGCCGGATTTTCGGCGCCATTCAAGCACTCTTTGAGCTCCCGCTCGGGGAGTTTTCACGCTCGCAGGTTCTTGGGTGTTTGTTGCACCCAAACATCCAGATTCAGTGCCCGGATGCTAATGCCGAAGCATGGCTGACCTGGTGCGAGAAGACGGGGATATTCCACGGTCATTCACATGAGGCGCACGCTGGGACCTATATTCAGAAGGATATCTACAACTGGGACCAGGGGCTGAGGCGCCTTGCGCTCGGAAGCTTCTTGCGCGCGACCACTGATGAACTCTTCGAGGCCGATCGCGGCGACTATTTGCCCGAAGAAGTGGACCAGTCTGGAATCGGTGCAGCATCTGCGTTTAATCTCTTTGCGCGCTCACTCATTAACGACGCGCTTTGGCTCAGCGAGAAGAAACTCTCGCTTAAGCAGTGGAGCCAACTTCTGCTGGAGTTTGTAGAGATTTACGTCGGCGCGGACCGTGCCGATATGGACACCTACCAGTCCGAGCGCGGCGAGCTCACGCTTGTGGGTATGGTGCTCGCGAGGCTCGGTGAACAAGACGTCAATGAGTCCAAGATTGGCTATCGTAGCGCTACGTTGATGGCGCTGGCAGCCCTGGAGCGCGTACAAACTCGCGCAGGAAGACTCGCGCTCGATGCCGTGTGCGTCGCGGAGCCATCCACCATTCAAGGGATCAGCTTCCAGCATATCTTCGTGCTGGGGCTCGGCGAGGGAGAGTTTCCTTCCTCGTTTTTGCCGGAGCCGCTCGACCTTCGCGAGCGTGAACCGAAGCCTCATGACGTGACTCCGAATCTGAGAGACAGGCTCGCATTTCTGCACCTGATACTAGCCGCGCGAAAGTCCTTGACCCTCTCCTGGGTTTCCAAGGACGCCACAACCGGTGATGAGCTCGAGCCCGCGTCAGTGGTCTCTGAACTCGAGCATATCATGCGCACCAATCGTTTTGATGTGGTGGTCGAGGACCATCCGCTGCGCAGATTTAACGTGGAATGCGGCTATTTTTCCGGCAACAAAAGTTTGGGTCAGAACCATCATCCAGAGGCCTATCGTGAGGCCGTGCTCGCGAGGCTCCACGCCGATTTGCACGCGCATTTTGTGTCGAAGGCGCAAGTGATGCCGCCCGTGTGGCAGCTCACGCGAGCCCTCGGTGACGGAGAAATCAACACGCTCTTCTGGTTGAATCGTAAGATCGGTCTGCACACCTCACGCGCCCAGATTGCGCACGAGGAGCCACGTCGAAAGGTCAAACGTGTCCGCGTGTCACTCTCGCGAATTAAGGCGTTTTTGCTCTCACCGCTGCAAGGAATTGCCAAGCACCATCTAGGCTTTATCGACGACGATGACCCGGTGCTCCAGGATCGTGAGTCCTTTGGTAATGCCGTTTGGGGATATACCGTTTTGATGCGTGATTTCTTTATCCAAGAGATGGTGGCGGGCCGAGTAGGGCAGGGTGGGGTGGCTCAGCGTTTTGCTCAAGTCAAGGACTTCAAGGCAGAGGTTTTGGGCGAGCTTCCTACTGGGGTATTTCGAGACATGGACCTGCCGAGAATTCAGAGTGTGCTCGAGGGCTGGGAGTCTGGAGTTGGGCCAATGCAGCCACCGGTAATCTACAGCATCAACGAGGAGGTTTCTGACGGACAGACGCGGATTGAGTTCCCGCCTATTCCACTGCAAAAAGATCTGGAAATTGAGATTTTTGGAGTGCTTCCGCCTTTGGATGGCGCCCGATTCTTGCAGTTTGCGACCGCCTCAAGTTCTAAGATCAAGTACGCGATGGACGCCTATGTGGCCCATGTAGTTCTCTCTGCGATGCCGGAGTTTTGCGGTACACACCGTACCGCATTCGTGCAGCTCGCGGAGAAAAACCAAACCTATCAGTTTACGCCGCTAAGCAGTTCCGAGGCGATGGAGATACTCCTGAACATCCTTCGCGACCTTGTCGAGCCGGAAGAAGGCTACATGATGCCGCTTGAGGTCGTTGAAAAATGGGCCGATCAAAAGCGAAATCCAAAGCCGTTTTCTAAGCTCTTGGAAGACGATAAGAACGACATCTACTCGCGCAACACTTACACTTACGGCCCCATCAAGGACTACCGTCCCTACGGTCCGCCTTCGGATTTACACGGCCGAGCGCAGCGCTATTTTGCTGCCCTGAATCATCTGAATGAGGCTTTATCGAGAAGGCAGGGTGACCAATGA